The DNA region ttggatattctgtagagttcaccaaaaagtatccaatcactgggcatgactaattaggctgatacacttggaaggacactgtcctaggttttgagaaagacccaaagtCCCTTCTGTTCGTGACCCCAACCTACAGTACATCCATGGACCCCTAGGGGTCGCCAACTTCCAGTGTGGGTACCACTACCGTAAAGTGTTACGATGGTACAATAATATGACAGATTTGATTCCTTATTTTGTTGGGGATTCGGGGGTTTTCCCCCAATGAAatatgaaaatacagttgttataaGTGTGATTTTAATATGATATAAAATGGAAATAtagagcttcagggccctcttgactctcaggtccctgggcctgggcccggtaggcccgtgcagtaatccgtccCCTAGGGGTCCCAACACCCAGTTTGGGTACCACTACTGTAATGTGTTATGTTAGTACAGTAACATGCCACTGACCTCCTCCATGCTGATGAGCAGTGTGTGGCTGTCCAGGTGGCAGATGGATAGGTGCTTGTCCCATTCGCTGGTGTACGCCACGGGCTCCGCCTCCATGAAGAGTCTCTTAAGTTCACTGATGCTAGCATGGTGACGCAAGACCACCTCCTGCGTCACATCAAAGtcctgtacacgcacacacacgcacacacacacacacacacacacacacacacacacacacacacacacacacagacgtgtgtcAGTTTACCAAAGTCCAACAATGTGTGTCATCACAGAATCTGATTCTTATCATCTTATAGTATTAACAGAAAGTACTTTAGTCTGCGTTCCCACAGCTGTGAAATGTCTGACACTGTTATGTACCCTTGCTTCTTCGAAGATAACCAGAGTTTGGCCATACAATTTATGAATGATCACGTTGACAAAACACAATGTTTGCTTCAAACCAATTACCTCCAACATGAGCATGCTGTGCCTGACATAGATGTTCTCTCCCTCGATCTTCTTTAACTTCCTCTGTAGAACAggcaaaaagaaaaatgaaaacattgtCTAAGTCACATTTACTTTGTTTGGGCCAAACAGGTGACGCAAAACTGTGTTGGCAGGTGAGTTCATGTGTTTTTTAGGGACCTGCACACAGTATGTGCTGATTTTATCTGTCTTGAGGTAACATACTGTATTTACTAACACTGCTTGGATACTGTCGGTATTTGGAGTGGTTGCTTGTGTGATTAACAGTGAGCGTCTGATAGATATTTGGCTTCAGGTGGGTATGAGGAAGTAATGGGTGGTCTCACCTTAATCATGGTCAACTCTTCATCATCCTGTCAAGGAGCGGAGAAGAAAACGGATAAACAGGTCAGATATTTTGACTACAGGCACAGCACCTTACCCATAATGTTCATTCAAGCAGCATTACCACTCAACAAAGATGGTGGCAATAACATTGAGAGACATTTAGTGTTCTATATCTACAGCCCATAATAATTGGTGTAAAATGTATACATATTGTTTACCGTCACTGTCACTTccactttcttcttctcctctatcttctcTTCTTTGAGGATGTACTTGACAACGGGAGCAGGGTGTACTGTGGGTGTGGAGGTCATGGGTCGGTCAACAGTAACAGGCCTCTTAGGAGGTGTTGTAGGAATGATGGGAgcagctggagagggagagagagagatggaaaggcatTTTTTAGAATATGAagggctcttttccaaaacgcatattcattttcaaaaatatgAACACAAATTATGTTTTTTAGCACTCATTAGTAAAATCAACATTTTGATTTCAAAGGAAAAAGTGATAATATTAACCCAATCCTCATTCCACTTCCAAAAAACGGTTTATGAAAATATAAACAACAAGAGGTGAACAAATCACAGACTTCAAAGTcaagctttaaaggtacactgtgcaggaaattgacaaaaaaggtactgctactatgctgctcattgaaactgtgtcacctattgccaaatatgacatttacatgaaagtttactgagtaataaacaaatattttctagtatggccacgGTATGGTCATTTtatgcagcttaaaatggctatttttggaaattcaaaatggccgaccatggagaagatcccccttttcatgtatgaaaagtgctgtttttccagtcataatgaatacttagaatttgatggtggtggtaaatattcacaaaaaaaggtaacattagtgaatgggcagcatgaattctgggaaataaacaactaaaaatctcacacagtgtccctttaaggttcagGAGGGCAAAGGGACAAACTCCACTTCATACCATTCAATGATTTCAAATAAGTCACTGACAAATACATGGTGCGTTTTTAGTCCCAATGTCtcccacgttttttttttttagagcacTTAATCAATTGGTTGCCATCAGGATCTGAAGCCATTCTTATTGCAAGTAAAGTAAAAGGGGTCCAGGAAAATTTTATatctgtttaaaggtgcactgtgtaatatttttcaacagtttcattccagaattcatactgcccattctcaaatgttaccttatcaccaccatcaaattttaagtattcattatgaatgggaaaaatgcacttttcatacatgaaaaggtggatcttctccatgtctggaTGTGcaatttccagaaatgtacatttttaaTTGCAGAagttgctgtactttggtcatactagtaaatatcagtttattatttagtaggcCTAAATACCCATGAAAAGTTCACATTTGGCTATAGGCAccgcttcaatgagcagcatagttgcaatacttactctggccaccatcctacagagtgcacctttaaagttctATCTGTCATATCTAGGGCCGGggaaaataatcgatttaatcgataatcgatcgatatcatttagaattcacataatcgattcatagggcacaaaatcgattttttggttctttttcttgttgttctttttgtttaatttaggtctatggaaaatacccagtaggtattagtcaattaggcctagacctacttattacaaattagcaatctgttaacactgttaagccacagccctttgacattgtCATATAAAAATAGGAAACAGCATCTTCTGGGgaaaatcctggcaccaagaagagaACAGATTGAATCGATTTGGAATTAATCAAatggaatcgaattgaatcgtgattaatcgatataaagccctaagaatcgaaatcaaatcgatacaggaacatagctgTGATATCCAGCCCTAGTCATATCCTGTCTGTTTAATGTTTGGTTACCTTTAGGGAGCGCCTCCTCAGCGAATTTATCCAGAAGGATGTACCAGTCATCAGTGATGGGACGAATGGCTGGTTCCCGTTTGACATCTGCAGTGACCACCTTCTTTCTCATTTCTTCCTttttcatcctttctctctctgtaatttTCTCCCTTCcaaccctctctctttccacagcTTTTGGTTTCTCTGCTGAACAACACACATTATATCTCGACTTAGTCCGGTATTAAACGGCGAAATTATTATCACAAAACCACATTTTACTGTCAAAGATATTCCTGTCAATCCTTGATGTCTCTACTGATTGTCATTCCGTGATCTGATCAGTTCAGTTTTTATCCTTCAATAATGCTATAGTAAACATTTGGAATTACAGTCAAAACTATAACCGTGTCACTTGGCAGCAAAGGAAATGGTAAGGTTTGTGTGGGCACTACTGACTACTATGATGTGGTGTACACAAAAAACATGGTCAGGTACTGCTAATTAAAGCATGTGAGCCCAGGACAAACGGACATATCCTACTGTATATTGTTCACACGTTTACCTTTAGTGGGAGGTCGAACCTCCACAGGTTCTCTGTTGAGGAGAATGAACCAGTCATCTGTGATGGGTCGAACGGCTGGTGCTTTTTTAGGCTCCACTACAGTCACCCTCTTCTTCAGTTCTTcttccctcatcctctctttctccgtAACTCTTCTgtcaacgctctctctctccataggtcGGGGTTTCTCTGCAGGTCTGGTTTCCACTGGAGAAATGTGTCAAAAAGTTAGCTCAGCATCAAATGTTTGGGGttaaaataatgcataaaacatGGTTGGTACATAATGCTATTCTATTTATTGATCGATCTATATGTGTGTGCCTATCTCCTGCTCTGTGTgtcagagctagagagagagataaagatcgGTTATCTTGAAATGTAAAGAAAGAAATTTAGCAGGTACTGTAAGCTAAAAACATacactcaaagagagagagagagagagagagagagagagagagagagagagagagagagagagagaaagagagaaatgtatggagcatgtTTACTTCTAGGTGGAGCTTGTGTCTCGACAGGTTCTCTGGTGAGAAGAGTGAACCAGTCATCGGTGATGGCTCGAACGGCTGGCGCTTTCTTTGGCTCCACTACAGTCACCCTCTTCTTCAGttcttcttctctcatcctctctttctccgtAACTCTTCTAATCTCaacactctccctctccacagATTGTAGTTTGTCTACAGGTCTGGTTTCCACTGGgaaaaaatgttaaatgttagCTCAAAACAAAATGTTTGGTGTTTAAAAGTATGTAATGTAGttggtgtatgtaggcctaatgtaatgtgtATAATATAGTCAACTTCAACTGTACAGGTATTGTCTCCAAAAAGGAAAATTATATGTGCAGCCAGACTACATCAAcatgtataaaataaaataatataacataggcctacttaaatggaTAACGTGTTGTTAATCAAGTGATCTACTGTACTTGTGTATGTGCCTATCTGTCACTTTGTGTGTCAGAGAGGGTAGATATTTAATGACCACTTTTACCTGTAGGTGGAGCTCTTGTCTCCACAGCGACTCTCTCAAGGAGTATGAACCAGTCATCAGTGATGGGGCGAATGGCTGGTGCTTTCTTAACCTCCACAATAGTCACCctctttctcttgtcttcttctctcatcctctctttttccATCAGTCTTTCTTGTTCCATTCTCTGCTTTTCCACAGCAGTTGGTTTCTCTGCTGGCCTTGGCACCACAGTTGGTTTGATCTCTGCTAAATAAAAGTGTAAATGTCTAACATGTCTAAAAATATGGCATGACAAACCTTTTTTAAgtcttgtgtatgaaatagaatgtgtgttgtttttttattgttgtctTTTCAGctatcaaggcaaggcaaggcaagtttatttatatagcgcatttcatacacaggtgcaactcaatgtgcttcacaaagttaacagtcATGCAAAAAAGCTTCTGTAGGTGATACTATTTCTGTGTATTACATACCTTGATATGCTGGAACTGACTTATCCCAAAGAACGAACCAGTCATCCTCAATTTCCCGAACACCCACAAATACATCCAGGGAACTCTCCACCTCTCTAAGTCTAGGTGTCTCCAGAATCCTGCCCTCTGGTTTGGCCTCCACCACTCTTTCTTCCTTCATCTGTGAGATGTCCACAGGTCTTCTCACCTCTGCTGTCGGTCGGACAGACACGAGGGCAAAGGCATGAGGAACTAAGCAAGTGGAATGCACTAAGCAAGTGAAATACACTGTACAGTGTATTTATTGAGCACTATTGACAGACAAAACACTCACAAAGACCTTCACAGTGGCCGGATAAGGACGCATGATATAATTAATAACAATCACTACCATGAGTAGTATgtgcacggacaaacacacaaattcacatgtTTTGTGTGAATATGTACAAAATGTATGAATCTTTCTGTATTTTGCTTGTTTTGGTTAGCCTACACTTTCTTTCACTGCCCCCGTTAttacagtaggtaggcctacattgtactGACTACACTGTATGTAACACCATGTACTTGCACTGTGgtaaggtttagggttagggatgtaGAGTGTAACATAAAAGATAATATTACATTTTGATACATGtaggtaaaataaaaatacacattAAAATAAAGAGTTACCAGTGTTTGTATACCTGAGGGTATGGAACGTTCTTGCAGAGGTATAGGGTCCAGAAGTCTGAACCAGTCGTCATCTATGTCACGAACAGCTGGCGGAGGCTGCTTTGGTGGCTGGAGTGGTTGAGCGGGCCTGTCAATAATCACCCTCTTTTCCTCTACCTTAATCACTTGCAGTGCAGTGGTTCTCTCCTCCCATTGCACTGCTTTCTGTGGCAGGACCTTCACCGCCACTGTTTTAAGAAGTGAGGAAATAAAATGGATTCCTATTCATTCCACAAaataactgtctgtctgtctgtctgactgtctatctatctacagtgctGCTTGGTAGTATGTGAACCCTCTAATCATGTTCAGTGTttctgaaaaaacaaaaacaaattttaAAAGAACCTTATTTAGCAGACATTCAAAGAGAGATATTATTCCATTAAGtagttcatctgtctgtctgtctgtctgtctgtctgtctgtcagcctgtctgtctgtctgtctgtctgtctgtctgtctgtctgtctgtctgtctgtctgtctgtctgtctgtctgtaatgcaTGCATACCTGTTTCCTATCCATCTGTAATGGATACATACCCGTTTTTTTAGGAGTGAGGTCCAACAAGGTGTACCAGTCGTCCTCCAGATCTCTGGGAGTAAAGGAAGGCTTCTCCAGCTGAACAGCAGGCTGGGCTACTGTCAACACTGTGACCAGCTCCTGTTGTCTATCCCCATCCTCTactctcacttcctcctcctctctctcggcagtcactcggatcacacgggtAGGAGCCTTCAATTGCTGCCATTCAACTATAGACATATAACAAATTACACAGGAGATGCAGACTGGAGATTAGAGGACAGGCAAGTATTGAAATTGCCATCAGATGTGAATCAGGCTGTAAAAGTGCACATCAAAAACAAAAATGCTGTGTAAGTGTCTGTAAACCTGTGTGTCAGCCTTGGGGATATGGTTTGTATTATTTATCACAGCAGATTCCAACAAATATGGTAAAAGGttgcctatgtgtttgtgtgtaattatGTGGGAATATGCACATCACGTTTTATTCtataatgtgtgcgtgcgtgcgtgcccatgtgtgcagaggtgattctagggtcaggtggggccccaagtgaaaatgcaaaataatgaacatttgaacccaAATCGCCCCTACTGTGGTaaggtgtgggctgttattcactatctaggggcttgggggccccaagcggctgcctgccttgcctggtggcaagatgcgcctctgcatgtgtgtgcgtaacaTGGCGGCGAGAGCGAACACCACTCCACCACGCACCCGTCATGACTGCTGCTGATAATGCACGGAAGTGAAAACTGGCTTttagtgtggatgtgtgtgtgtgtgtgtgtgtgtgtgtgtgtgtgtgtgtgtgtgtgtgtgtgtgtgtgtgtgtgtgtgtgtgtgtgtgtgtgtgtgtgtgtgtgtgtgtgtgtgtgtgtgtgtgtgtgtgtgtgtgtgtgtgtgtgtgtgtgtgtgtgtgtgtgtgtgtgtgtaagggagagagagagaatgtgtgtgtgggtgtgtacctgGGGCTTGAGGCTTCTGAGCCACAGGAACTGGCTCGAAAAGCAAAAACCAGTCATCTTCAATCTGCCTGGGAACTGATGGTGGTGGTTTCTGCAGGACCACCACGGTGGGCAGCTGCActaactcctctctctctgggatGATGGTGGCCTCCTTCTCTGCGATCCTCACTCTCTTGACAGCCTCCACTCTCACCACCGGGGCCTGGACCTTAAGCTGAGGGGGCACCCACACTGACACAGGGGAGGATACATTCAGTGTTACTACATGTGTAGTACTACATGTAAGTGtggacttttttttcattatgttACTGATTTTCAAAATATTCCACATGTAAATCGCATAACTGCCTTCAGCCTGTTGTAAATCCTATCAACAAAAGTATGTACAGGGCTTGCATTGATGGACAAGTAGTAttataaaaaaaactaaatacaatgtgtgttttgggttggccccacctatttttttttttgtttgggccCATTTTATGATTTATAGCCACGTTCCTGTTTGGGAGTTACAATGCATCACCACATATTTGTTCCAGCCACTCACTGAATCTACGTCACGCTACTCTTCTTTGAAGGTAGGCCTACTCAACTCCACTGTGTTTTGCTATTTGTTGCAAATTGCAAAATGCAAAAGTCTGCTATTTAGCAAATTGCAAAAAAAGTCCAAGAAATGTTCGAAACTGATTGAGAAAAAAACTCTACTGGCACCTGTAGAAATGTGCATGTAAGAACGGTATTGGGTTATAACTATTGAGGCTAGGCTACCTTTAATGGCAATTTGCTCATATGCATGTACTACATATATACTGGCCACATTatccatggggacccgggttcgaatgcATCCTGGTTCATGTCCTcctaacccttccccatctctctatcccactaCGTTCTGTCCCTCTCTACCATCCTATCCGAATAAAGGCAAAAGCTCCCAGAAAGAGTTAATGAAAAAATACGAGTACCTATTTCTTTGGGAGGTGGCTCCAACAGGATATACCAGTCGTCCTCTTCTGGTCTCTCTGTCAGCTGGGGCCGCATATCTTGCATGACCGGCAGAACTTCCTTTTTCACTTCGACCACCATCACCTGTTCTTGGCACTCTGTTGTTTCCTCCCTTCTCACGATCCTTTCTTCACCTCTGTCCTCCTCAACTCGAGTGGGCTGTCCACTCTGCCATGGCActgaaggagacagagacagacagtcagaggaaTAGAAAATGGCATAAGCAATGACAAGGGAAATACAATCTTGTGAAGATAGCAAGACTGCAGCATTTATGATTACAGTTCCAGTTTGAGCTTTTAACAGGCACTTTTTTTCCTAAAGTGACACAAAACTGTAcgtaactgtgtgtctgtgtgtgtgtgtgtgtgtgtgtgtgtgtgtgtgtgtgtgtgtgtgtgtgtgtgtgtgtgtgtgtgtgtgtgtgtgtgtgtgtgtgtgtgtgtgtgtgtgtgtgtgtgtgtgtgtgtgtgtgcgtgcgtgcgtgcgtgcgtgcgtgcgtgcgtgcgcggacACATGTAATATAGTATCACCTGTAGTGGATGGCTTTATTTCCACTGGGGTTGGTTCCAAAAGTATGTACCAGTCATCCTCAATGTCTCTAACTGCCACAGGACGTTTCTCTTCTGTTGGGATATAGTGTCCAGGGTTGTCAGCATACATGTCCCTCTTCTCCATGATGGTAATTGtcttctctgttctcttctctgttGTCATCACACGTGTAGTCACTACCTTGGTGATTACTTCTGTGGTTTCAAAGGACGTCTGTTCATCGCCAAACTGGTAGACCTCAACTTGTTTCTTGGTTTCGTCTGTGTAGGGCTCAACAGCTCTCACTGGCACGAAACAACAAAAGTAAAAGTTGTCTGTAGAGCTATTCTGTATTATGTAAGGCCTAAAGGTGcatactattgtgtgtgtgtgtgtgtgtgtgtgtgtgtgtgtgtgtgtgtgtgtgtgtgtgtgtgtgtgtgtgtgtgtgtgtgtgtgtgtgtgtgtgtgtgtgagagagaggggggggggggggcgagagagagagagagagagaaagagagagagagagagagagagagagagagagagagagagagagagagagagagagagagagagagagagagagagagagagagagagagagagagagagagtgagaaaggctaattgtgtgtgtctgactacTTTAGTGTACCAACCTGTTTCATTTGGCCGGACCTCCAGTGTCATATGCCAGTCATCCTCCACCTCTTTAGCTGTATATGTGGGTCTCAGCTCCTCCACAGCTGGCAGTACGCCTCTTATCTCCTCTTGCTCCTGCCACTCCAtcctttcctccatctcctccatatcACTCTCTTCATCTGATTGCAATGGGCTGATGTCTTTAGGTTGCTCTAGATTCCCCCAGGTAACTAAGAAAAAAGAGACACAAACAGAAAGGCGAGTAATAATTCAGTATAATAGCTACAAATGCGCAGTGTGACAGACTGTAAAAGGGACAAAAATATTCAACAGtcaaggttcctcaaagaaccttcagTTGCCACTATGGAGGAACCCCTAAATGGTATCTAAGAAATCCACAAGTGATTGCAAGAACCATAAGGTTTTCTTGAAAGTTCCCCTGAGAACCTTTTGGGTTTTCTATTGGCAAACAGAAAAAACCCTGAAAGTGCTCTGTGAAACCTGTATGGGTTGGGAACTATACGTAGGTTTGTCTGAGAACGTGTAGGTTCCTGTTATGAGTTGTAGGTTCTTCAACAGTGGTAATTTGGCGAacaaggttctttgaggaacttttTAATTCTTTACAGTACCTGGAATAATGGTCTTTTCTGGTAAGGCAACTTGTTCAAACAGCACAAACCAATCATCCTCAATGTATCGAACCATTGTAGATGGCGCCTGTGATATGATTTTTTCAGGACCACCTTCTGGTTCGTCAGGAGCCTGGATTCTCTGTTCTTTTTCCACAATCTGCTCAGTTCTCTCCAATATTCTCTCCTCTTCAGGCTCATGGGTAGATTGAACAGCATAGGCCTGAGGACCTGCAACTGGTGGTGAAACACATCAAAGAAAACAGTCAAATGGCATGGAAGATGCAGTTGGCATTCATTTTACCTGAATGTGGTTGTTTGTAAGATACCGGCAAGTTAGGTTTTCATGAAAAAGGAcaaagggcctccgcacaccacttccgacagcactgcggagctcTATCGTTTCTGACAATTGGTTACCCCTACACACAagttcaccacagcagagcatggataatcaatgggtggctccgacCAAATAGAATTGGTCCCTAATCAGCAGCCGtcatgtgcgttggtgtgtgggttgtattgaaaacaatggaatcgaactttggcagagcagtgctccacaCTTTGTCATAATccgtgtgcggaggccctaatggGGTTTTCATGTTAGAAACACAGATGTAAATTTCAAAGTATGGATGGAACGCAGCTGCGAAACTCAAAATCATTCAGTAGTCAGCAAGATACTATGATCGATGTATTATGTTCACAAATACACTGAATGTTACTTCATTATCCTGTCAGTGGTGCATACCTAATGGCAAAGGGGAGATTATATACGGCAGTCGGTCGAGCAGGATATACCAGTCGTCCTCCTTGGTGTCTCCATCTTTTAACTGCTCCATTGTTTGCACTTGGTATTCCAACATCTGTACCTCTTGCAGCTTTTCTTTCAGAATATCCAgctccatctgtctctcctccacctccaccaactCCTGTAAATTCTCTTGAATAATGTCGATTTG from Engraulis encrasicolus isolate BLACKSEA-1 chromosome 5, IST_EnEncr_1.0, whole genome shotgun sequence includes:
- the epb41b gene encoding protein 4.1b isoform X4 — translated: MICTVILLDGSVREWNLPNNATGQELLDGVYEHLNLLERDYFGLAIFDSPSTKTWLDVSKQINKQLKGARAQFVFSVKFYPTNPAQLCEDLTRYLLCLQLRQDLRSGRLPCPSVTLIALGSYVLQSEFGPYDPDLHGDAYINSLYLAPNQNGELLKRMRQRHTAHGSMPPEQADLLFLQNACELPLYGIDRHRAKDSSSEDVVLGVCSEGILIYRDDMEESKFLWPRVLKLSYRHSKFLLRTITSEGLLWTLFFVLPTNRACKSLWKVAVEHHCFFRRPTVEPLQRRLLSLHSQFRLRGRTEAQCLEENSEDMRLDPYFVRKPWPKTPSLNAPMHESQSESDDWFHMLDTIPPKPLYIPVIFSDLDDGPVLASEWSQGPDDWLLFDQPRSFLTPLDVPLSDISASQGELEQDVEGTSACSLDEEAMAESMVELVEEEEYVEDTNLEETQEDGEITEMRQVRRVKVVRKITRQFQSVQGTLLENKDIDITVKEQAERLRESYGMMDRMQSINLPSKDAERDDWHILFDRQPSLFYPTLAAKQWGTLAEQSTDMRHELNISREIKQNWQVVEQFQEKASDEAVEMGGILEIRQQTRRQIITIQTQEVKMELEGGELRDLKEDIMQEMQEQIDIIQENLQELVEVEERQMELDILKEKLQEVQMLEYQVQTMEQLKDGDTKEDDWYILLDRLPYIISPLPLVAGPQAYAVQSTHEPEEERILERTEQIVEKEQRIQAPDEPEGGPEKIISQAPSTMVRYIEDDWFVLFEQVALPEKTIIPVTWGNLEQPKDISPLQSDEESDMEEMEERMEWQEQEEIRGVLPAVEELRPTYTAKEVEDDWHMTLEVRPNETVRAVEPYTDETKKQVEVYQFGDEQTSFETTEVITKVVTTRVMTTEKRTEKTITIMEKRDMYADNPGHYIPTEEKRPVAVRDIEDDWYILLEPTPVEIKPSTTVPWQSGQPTRVEEDRGEERIVRREETTECQEQVMVVEVKKEVLPVMQDMRPQLTERPEEDDWYILLEPPPKEIVWVPPQLKVQAPVVRVEAVKRVRIAEKEATIIPEREELVQLPTVVVLQKPPPSVPRQIEDDWFLLFEPVPVAQKPQAPVEWQQLKAPTRVIRVTAEREEEEVRVEDGDRQQELVTVLTVAQPAVQLEKPSFTPRDLEDDWYTLLDLTPKKTVAVKVLPQKAVQWEERTTALQVIKVEEKRVIIDRPAQPLQPPKQPPPAVRDIDDDWFRLLDPIPLQERSIPSAEVRRPVDISQMKEERVVEAKPEGRILETPRLREVESSLDVFVGVREIEDDWFVLWDKSVPAYQAEIKPTVVPRPAEKPTAVEKQRMEQERLMEKERMREEDKRKRVTIVEVKKAPAIRPITDDWFILLERVAVETRAPPTVETRPVDKLQSVERESVEIRRVTEKERMREEELKKRVTVVEPKKAPAVRAITDDWFTLLTREPVETQAPPRMETRPAEKPRPMERESVDRRVTEKERMREEELKKRVTVVEPKKAPAVRPITDDWFILLNREPVEVRPPTKEKPKAVERERVGREKITERERMKKEEMRKKVVTADVKREPAIRPITDDWYILLDKFAEEALPKAAPIIPTTPPKRPVTVDRPMTSTPTVHPAPVVKYILKEEKIEEKKKVEVTVTDDEELTMIKRKLKKIEGENIYVRHSMLMLEDFDVTQEVVLRHHASISELKRLFMEAEPVAYTSEWDKHLSICHLDSHTLLISMEEWERDERISIM
- the epb41b gene encoding protein 4.1b isoform X1, which gives rise to MICTVILLDGSVREWNLPNNATGQELLDGVYEHLNLLERDYFGLAIFDSPSTKTWLDVSKQINKQLKGARAQFVFSVKFYPTNPAQLCEDLTRYLLCLQLRQDLRSGRLPCPSVTLIALGSYVLQSEFGPYDPDLHGDAYINSLYLAPNQNGELLKRMRQRHTAHGSMPPEQADLLFLQNACELPLYGIDRHRAKDSSSEDVVLGVCSEGILIYRDDMEESKFLWPRVLKLSYRHSKFLLRTITSEGLLWTLFFVLPTNRACKSLWKVAVEHHCFFRRPTVEPLQRRLLSLHSQFRLRGRTEAQCLEENSEDMRLDPYFVRKPWPKTPSLNAPMHESQSESDDWFHMLDTIPPKPLYIPVIFSDLDDGPVLASEWSQGPDDWLLFDQPRSFLTPLDVPLSDISASQGELEQDVEGTSACSLDEEAMAESMVELVEEEEYVEDTNLEETQEDGEITEMRQVRRVKVVRKITRQFQSVQGTLLENKDIDITVKEQAERLRESYGMMDRMQSINLPSKDAERDDWHILFDRQPSLFYPTLAAKQWGTLAEQSTDMRHELNISREIKQNWQVVEQFQEKASDEAVEMGGILEIRQQTRRQIITIQTQEVKMELEGGELRDLKEDIMQEMQEQIDIIQENLQELVEVEERQMELDILKEKLQEVQMLEYQVQTMEQLKDGDTKEDDWYILLDRLPYIISPLPLVAGPQAYAVQSTHEPEEERILERTEQIVEKEQRIQAPDEPEGGPEKIISQAPSTMVRYIEDDWFVLFEQVALPEKTIIPVTWGNLEQPKDISPLQSDEESDMEEMEERMEWQEQEEIRGVLPAVEELRPTYTAKEVEDDWHMTLEVRPNETVRAVEPYTDETKKQVEVYQFGDEQTSFETTEVITKVVTTRVMTTEKRTEKTITIMEKRDMYADNPGHYIPTEEKRPVAVRDIEDDWYILLEPTPVEIKPSTTVPWQSGQPTRVEEDRGEERIVRREETTECQEQVMVVEVKKEVLPVMQDMRPQLTERPEEDDWYILLEPPPKEIVWVPPQLKVQAPVVRVEAVKRVRIAEKEATIIPEREELVQLPTVVVLQKPPPSVPRQIEDDWFLLFEPVPVAQKPQAPVEWQQLKAPTRVIRVTAEREEEEVRVEDGDRQQELVTVLTVAQPAVQLEKPSFTPRDLEDDWYTLLDLTPKKTVAVKVLPQKAVQWEERTTALQVIKVEEKRVIIDRPAQPLQPPKQPPPAVRDIDDDWFRLLDPIPLQERSIPSAEVRRPVDISQMKEERVVEAKPEGRILETPRLREVESSLDVFVGVREIEDDWFVLWDKSVPAYQAEIKPTVVPRPAEKPTAVEKQRMEQERLMEKERMREEDKRKRVTIVEVKKAPAIRPITDDWFILLERVAVETRAPPTVETRPVDKLQSVERESVEIRRVTEKERMREEELKKRVTVVEPKKAPAVRAITDDWFTLLTREPVETQAPPRMETRPAEKPRPMERESVDRRVTEKERMREEELKKRVTVVEPKKAPAVRPITDDWFILLNREPVEVRPPTKAEKPKAVERERVGREKITERERMKKEEMRKKVVTADVKREPAIRPITDDWYILLDKFAEEALPKAAPIIPTTPPKRPVTVDRPMTSTPTVHPAPVVKYILKEEKIEEKKKVEVTVTDDEELTMIKRKLKKIEGENIYVRHSMLMLEDFDVTQEVVLRHHASISELKRLFMEAEPVAYTSEWDKHLSICHLDSHTLLISMEEWERDERISIM